CCCGGTGGGTGAGGTCGAGGTGGTGCTGGACCGGCCCTGAGTGGCGCCTGCTTTCGCCCATCGTGTCGATCACCGATGATGGTTGTTGAGGCAGCCTTGGCTGCGCAACGATGGAGTCGACGATGAAACTCTGGTCGCTGATGGGCAACAGCCAGAAGCTCGATGGCGGGGCGATGTTCGGCAACGCGCCGCGCGCGATGTGGAGCAAGTGGGTCGAGTCCGACGAGCACAACCGTATCGACCTTGCCTGCCGCGCGTTGCTCGCCAGCCCGCTGGGCGGCAAGACGGTCCTGTTCGAGTCGGGAATCGGTGCCTTCTTCGAGCCGAAGCTGCGCGAGCGCTACGGGGTGGTCGAGGATCGCCATGTCCTGCTTGAGTCGCTGGATGCCGCCGGCTTCAAGCCGGAGGACATTGACGTGGTGGTGCTGTCGCATCTGCATTTCGACCACGCCGGGGGTTTGCTCGCCCCGTGGGAGGAAGGCCAGCCGCCCCGTCTGGTTTTCCCCAACGCGAGCTATGTGGTGGGGCGCGAGCACTGGCAGCGCGCCATCGAGCCGCACCCCCGCGACCGCGCCAGCTTCATCCCGGAGCTGCCCGGCCTGCTGGAGGCGACCGGGCGGCTTGAGCTGGTCGACGGCGAGTTTTCCGACACGCTCGGGAAGGCCGTGCGGTTCCATTACAGCGATGGCCACACGCCCGGGCTGATGCTGGCCGAGATCATCGGTCCCGAACGCGTCGATGGTCAGGACATGGGTGGCCTGGTGTTCTGCGCCGACCTAATTCCCGGCCGGCCCTGGGTGCACGTGCCGATCACAATGGGGTATGACCGCAATGCGGAACTGCTGATCGACGAGAAAAAACGCTTCCTGGCGGACATGCTGGAACGCAACGTCCATCTGTTCTTCACCCATGACCCCGGCTGTGCGCTCGCCCAGGTGACCCGCGACGAGCGTGGCCGCTACCGCACCGAGCATGAGGTGGCCGAACTGCACGCGAGGACGCTGGCTGCATGAGCCTGCGGCGCCTGATGGTCGTCCTTGTCCTGGCAGGCGCGGCAGCCTCCGCGTCGGCCGACGAGGCACCGCGCAGCGACCCGCAACCGGCTGCGCCAATGGGCGAGCCGGTATCCGCCGCCCCAATCGAGGACACCGACTTTGGCGTGCGCACTCGCCAGTTCGGGCTCGAACGACGCGTGGAGATGTATCAATGGCAGCGCGACGGGCGCGGTGGCTATCAGCAGGTATGGAAGCCGGCGCTGGTGGACTCCTCCGCTTTCGAAGACGGTCATGAAAACCCGCGCAGCTTCCCGCTGGAGAACCGTATCTGGTGGGCGCGCGATGTCAGCATCGACGGCAAGCCGGTGGAGCTGTCGGTGATCAAGGCGCTGGGCCAGTGGCAGGAATTCCGCCCCGGTTTCACCCGCCTGCCGGCGAATCTGGCGGCGACTTTCCAGCCTGAAGGCGATGGGCTGGGAAGTGCCCTGAACCCGCTCGATCCCAACAACGGCGACATCCGCATCCACTGGCGCGCCCTCCACCTGCCGCCGCTGGCCGGAAAGGTGCAGCTGCGGGGTGGGAAGTGGCATTTGGTGGCTGCTGCCCCGTCGAAAGACCCGGTCAGTGCCACGCCCGTCGCGACCGACCCTGCACCAGCCGCGGAGACATTGCCCAAGCGCGGGGAGGTTCGCCTGATCGGCAAGCTGATCCTCGGTGCGCTGCTTGCGCTCGGCGTCTTGCTGGTTGGCCGATATCGCCGTCGACGCCGCGCCTGACGCCGAGCTGGCGCGACGCGCTTAAACAAAAAACCCGGGCCGGCGCCGAAGCGCCCAGCCCGGGGTCGGGTCCGGCTCAGCCTTCGCCCATGCCTTCGGCCGGCTCGGGTGCCATGCCGCTGCGCACCTTGTCCTCGATCTGCTGGCCGGTAGCCGGGTCGACGTTCTTCCAGTACTCGAACGCCCGCTCCAACACCGGACTGCGCACGCCGCCCAGCAAGCTGCCGGCGACCTGGTCGACGAACTGCGCGCGCTGGGCGTCATTCCAGACCTCGCGGACCAGCGTGCCGGGCTGGCCGAAGTCGTCGTCCTCGGCGTGCAGGGTGTAGGCGCTGCGGACCATGTCTCCGTCGGTCTCCCAGCCGTCGGGCATCGGACCGGTTTCGTCGGCCCAGCTGCGCTCGCCGCTGTTGGGGGCGTAAACCGGCGCGTTGCCGCTGTGGTGGTAGGCCATCTGGCCATCGAACATGTAGGTGTTCACCGGCACCTTGGGCTGGTTGACCGGCAGCTGGTGGAAGTTGGTGCCGATGCGGTTGCGCTGCGCGTCGGCGTAGGCGAATGCGCGGCCCAGCAGCATCTTGTCAGGCGAGAGGCCGATGCCGGGAACCGTGTTGCCCGGCGAGAACGCCGCCTGCTCGATCTGGGCGAAGAAGTTCTCCGGATTGCGGTTCAGGGTCATCGTGCCGACTTCGATCAGGGGATAGTCCTTGTGCGACCAGGTCTTGGTCAGGTCGAAGGGGTTGAAGCGGTAGTCCGTTGCCTCGGCATACGGCATGACCTGCACGGACAGGACCCACTCCGGGTGCTCGCCGCGCTGGATCGCATCGAACAGGTCACGGCGGTGGTAATCGGCGTCGCTGCCGGACATCTCGGCGGCTTCGGCGTTGGTGAAGAACGCCATGCCCTGGCGGGTGTGGAAATGGTATTTGACCCAGAACTTCTCGCCGGCCGCGTTGATCCACATGTAGGTATGCGAGCCGTAGCCGTTCATGTGGCGCCAGGTCCGCGGCAGCCCGCGCTCGCCCATCAGGTACGTGACTTGGTGCGCGGATTCCGGGTTGTTGGTCCAGAAATCCCACTGCATGTGGTTGTCGCGCAGGCCCGAGTCGGGCAGGCGCTTCTGGCTGCGGATGAAGTGCGGAAACTTCATCGGGTCGCGCACGAAGAAGATCGGCGTGTTGTTGCCGACCAGGTCGTAGTTGCCCTCGTCGGTGTAGAACTTCAGCGAGAAGCCGCGCACGTCGCGCCACGTGTCCGGACTGCCCAGTTCGCCAGCGACGGTAGAGAAGCGCGCAAGCATGTCGGTCGACGCACCGGGCTGGAACAGCGCGGCACGGGTGTAGCGCGAAACGTCGGCGGTGGTCTTGAACACCCCGAAGGCGCCGGCACCCTTGGCATGCGGCCGGCGCTCGGGGACGTTTTCGCGGTTGAAATGCGCCATCTGCTCCAGGAAGTGCACGTCGTGCAGCAGGATCGGGCCGTTCGCGCCGACGGTCAGCGAATTGCGGTCGCTGGGTGCGGGGCTGCCGGAGCCGGTGGTGGATCCGGTCGCGGTCTTGTCGTGTGGGTTACTCATGGGGAGACTCCTGGCGTCAATTGCTGGGGGACTGAACCTGTGACGGGAGTTGCACTTCCTCCCGTTCGTTCCAGTCTGCCTACGCGGCCGAAGGCTTGCCAGTTGATTGGATGGAATGGATCGATAGCGCCGGTCTCTGAGAGTGCGTAAATGAAATGCGTCGGCGGAGCAGCGGGTGGCGCGGGGGGTGGATGCCCTTGCGGCGAATGTCCCCCGGCACCGATGAAGCCGGTGCCTCCTCCTTTATTTCGCCGCAAGGGCATTCACCCCCACCGTTCCAGCATCGCTGGCGGTTGTAAAAGCGGATACCCGCCAATCCAGGGGTGAGCTGGATGCCTTCGGGGCGAAATAAAGGAGGAGGCCGCCGCCGCAGGCGGAGGCCGGGGGACATTCGCCCCGATGGCATGCAGTTCACGCCCCCCCCTCGCGCCGTTCCGGTTGCCACCGGGAGCTTGGAAAAGGACAACAAAAAGCCGGGTTTCCCCGGCTCCTTGTGTGCTTGATCCGCGCGATCGCCCGCGCAGTCGTTTTGCGCGACGTCAGTTGCTGGCGCGCGGACCTTCGCGCAACGCCCGACCGACCATGTTCACCAGCAGTTCGATCTCGGCGCTGGTGCTGGTGAAGGTCGGGGTGAAGCGCAGGGAGTTCGCCCCGCCGTGGATCACGCCGATGCCGTGCTCGCGCAGCCATTCCTCGGTCGAATTGCTGCCGAAGCATTTGAAGTCGTTGGAGAGCTCGCACGAGAACAGCAGGCCGGTGCCCTGGACCTTGGTGATCATGCCGCCCAGCTCGGACTTGAGCGCTTCCAGCTTCTCCAGCGCTTCGGCGCCGCGGGCACGGATATTCTCCTGCAGTTCCGGGGTGACCATCTCCAGCACCGCGCAGGCGGTATCCAGCGCGCGCGGGTTGGTGGTCATGGTGTTCCCGTACAGGCCCTTGCGATACGCGCTTGCGGCACGCTCGGTCACGGCCAGCACGGACAGCGGGTACTGGCCGGCATTGAGTGCCTTGGAGTAGGTCTCCATGTCCGGGGCTTCCACGCCCTCGAAGCCTGGGTAGTCGATGATCGACAGCACGCCGTTGGCACGCAGCCCTGCCTGGATCGAGTCGACCAGCAGCATCGAGCCGTGGTTGCGGGTCAGTTCGCGGGCGGCCTTGTAGAATTCGACCGGAACGCTGCGCCCCGGGTCGCCTTCGCCCATCACCGGCTCCAGGAACATCGCTTCGATGAACCAGCCCTTCGCCTCGGCGTCGGCAAATGCCTGCTTGAGCGCATCCATGTCGTAGGGCTCCACGACGATCACGCTGTCCTCCCCGCGGTAGCTGGCCAGGTACTGCTCGTAGGCCTTCCGGGTGGAGTTGGAATACAGCGCCGGTCGATCCGTGCGGCCGTGGAAGCCGCCCTTGACCACGAGCCGCTTGATGCTGTGCCCGGCGCGCTTGCCACCGTCGTCGGTTACGGTCTTGGCGTTGGCGTCGGCGATGCGCGCGGCCAGGGTGACCGACTCGGAGCCGGAGTTGAGGCACATGAAGTGGGTGAACGGACACTCGCGCTCGACACCGATCGCCTCGCGCAGCAGCGTGCTCAGGCGCAGTTGGGAGATGCTCGGGGTCATGATGTTGGCCATCGCCTGCGGCTTGGCCATGGCGGCGATCACCTGCGCAGGCGCGTGGCCGAAGCCGAGCATGCCGTAACCGCCCGAGTCATGGATCACCGCGCCCTTCAGGGTCACGATCCACGGACCGCGGGCGGCGAGGGCGACGTACGGGTTGACCGCGTCGTCCTGGTAGAAGTTGATGAAGCCGGCCTGCAGCTTCTCCATCTGGCTGGCTTCGTCCAGATCCAGAAGTTCGGCGAAACGGTTCTTTACCTCGGCGTACTCGGTCAGCGCAGCATCCACCGCTTCGCCCAGCTCGGCGTTGTCGGCGAACTGCGCCAGGACCGCATCATCCAGACCGACGGTGCGGCGTGAGCCGCCGTGGGCGCGCAAGGGCGCAAGCTTGCCGGCGATGGCGTTTGAGTGGGTGGTGCTGGGCATCGGTGTTGCTCCTCCACAGGGTTGATCGCAGTGGCAAGCCACCGCAAACAAAAATGCGCGGGCGCGCCGCGCAAGAGATTTACGTTGTATTTCAATCAGTTAGCCGATTCTAACACGGCGCGGAGATCGGCATAACCCCCGGGCTCTATACGGCGTATCGCTACACTATGCGATTTGCCGCAGGCCTCGTGTCCCGTCCTGCCATCTCGCCTGCACCCGTGAATCCACACGTCTTGAAAAAGTCCGACTTCGACTATCCATTGCCCCCGGAGCTGATCGCGCAGGCGCCGCTGGCGCGGCGATCGGCCAGCCGCCTGCTGCTGGTCCCGACGGCGCCGGCGGCGTTTTCCGACCATGTGTTCAGCGAGCTCCCGGCGCTGCTGCAGCCCGGAGACCTGCTGGTGTTCAACGACACCCGCGTGATCCCGGCCCGCCTGTTCGGCGCCAAGAGCACGGGCGGCCGCGTCGAGATCCTGATCGAGCGGCTGCTGGAGGACGACTGCGCCCGCGCCCAGTTGGGCGTCAGCAAATCCCCGAAGCAGGGCGCACGCATCCAGCTCGACGCAGGCGGTGAGGCCGAGGTCCTCGGCCGGGACGGGGAGTTCTACCGCCTGCAGTTTCATCTTGGCGAGCCGGTGGACGCCTATCTCGAGCGGGTCGGCCGCCTGCCCCTGCCGCCGTACATCCAGCGCGAGCCCGACGCGGAGGATCTGGAGCGCTACCAGACCGTATTCGCGCGCGAGACCGGCGCGGTGGCCGCACCGACGGCCGGGCTGCACTTCGACCCGGCGTTGCTCGAGGCGCTAGCCGCGCGCGGCGTCGAGTTCGGCCACGTCACCCTGCACGTGGGTGCTGGCACCTTCCAGCCGGTCCGCGTCGACGACCTGGCTGACCACGTCATGCATGCCGAGCGGCTGCACGTCGATACAGCGCTGGTCGGGCAGGTCGCCCGGGTGCGGGCAGCAGGTGGCCGCGTGATCGCGGTGGGCACGACGGTGGTGCGCGCACTGGAGACGGCGATGCAGCCGAGCCCGGAGAATCCCGACGGCGAGTTGCGGCCCTATATTGGCGAGAGCCGGCTGTTCATCGTCCCGGGCTACCGGATCCGCGCGGTCGACGCGATGATCACCAATTTCCATCTGCCCGAAAGCACGCTGCTGATGATGGTGTCGGCGTTTGCGGGCCGCGACCGGGTCTTCGCCGCCTATGCGCACGCGGTCGCGGCGCGTTACCGGTTCTTTTCCTACGGCGACGCGATGTTGCTGTTTCCCGATCCTGGAGCAACACGGCAATGAGCCGCATGGCATTTGAACTGCTGGGTACCGACGGCGCCGCGCGTCGCGGGCGTCTCCGTTTCCCGCGCGGCATCGTCGAGACGCCGGCCTTCATGCCGGTGGGCACCTACGGCACGGTGAAAGGCATCTATCCGCAGGCAGTGCGCGAGCTGGGTGCCCAGATGGTGCTGGGCAATACCTTCCATCTGTTTCTGCGCCCGGGCCTGGAGGTGATCGAGGCGCACGGCGGGCTGCACGGCTTCATGCGCTGGGATGGCCCGATCCTGACCGATTCGGGCGGCTTCCAGGTGTTCTCGCTCGCGCACAAGCGCAGGATCACCGAGGCGGGCGTGACCTTCGCCGCGCCGATCGACGGCCGCAAGGTATTCCTCGGTCCCGAGGAGAGCATGCATATCCAGAAGGTGCTCGGCTCGGACGTGGTGATGATCTTCGACGAGTGCACGCCGTACCCGGCAACCGAGGAGGTCGCGCGCACCTCCATGGAGCTCAGCCTGCGCTGGGCGGAGCGCTCGCGCAAGGCGCATGAAGGCAACGACGCCGCGTTGTTCGGCATCGTCCAGGGCGGGGTCCACCACGAGCTGCGCACTCGCTCGGCGGCCGGGCTCACCGGCATTGGCTTTGACGGCTACGCCATTGGCGGGCTCGCGGTGGGCGAGCCGGAAGACGAGCGCAACGCCATGCTGGAGCACACCTGCCCGCAACTGCCGCCTGATCGTCCGCGCTACCTGATGGGCGTCGGCCGGCCGGAGGACCTGGTGGAAGGCGTCGCCCGCGGCATCGACATGTTCGATTGCGTCATGCCGACCCGCAATGCGCGCAACGGCCATTTCTTTACCGCGGCCGGCACGGTGCGCATCCGCAACGCAAAGTATGAGCACGACCTGAGGCCAATCGAGGAGGGCTGTGACTGCACGGCATGCGCCGGTGGATTCAGCCGCAGCTACCTGCGTCATCTCGACCGCTGCA
The genomic region above belongs to Lysobacter avium and contains:
- a CDS encoding TMEM43 family protein, whose translation is MSLRRLMVVLVLAGAAASASADEAPRSDPQPAAPMGEPVSAAPIEDTDFGVRTRQFGLERRVEMYQWQRDGRGGYQQVWKPALVDSSAFEDGHENPRSFPLENRIWWARDVSIDGKPVELSVIKALGQWQEFRPGFTRLPANLAATFQPEGDGLGSALNPLDPNNGDIRIHWRALHLPPLAGKVQLRGGKWHLVAAAPSKDPVSATPVATDPAPAAETLPKRGEVRLIGKLILGALLALGVLLVGRYRRRRRA
- a CDS encoding MBL fold metallo-hydrolase, whose protein sequence is MKLWSLMGNSQKLDGGAMFGNAPRAMWSKWVESDEHNRIDLACRALLASPLGGKTVLFESGIGAFFEPKLRERYGVVEDRHVLLESLDAAGFKPEDIDVVVLSHLHFDHAGGLLAPWEEGQPPRLVFPNASYVVGREHWQRAIEPHPRDRASFIPELPGLLEATGRLELVDGEFSDTLGKAVRFHYSDGHTPGLMLAEIIGPERVDGQDMGGLVFCADLIPGRPWVHVPITMGYDRNAELLIDEKKRFLADMLERNVHLFFTHDPGCALAQVTRDERGRYRTEHEVAELHARTLAA
- a CDS encoding catalase, which produces MSNPHDKTATGSTTGSGSPAPSDRNSLTVGANGPILLHDVHFLEQMAHFNRENVPERRPHAKGAGAFGVFKTTADVSRYTRAALFQPGASTDMLARFSTVAGELGSPDTWRDVRGFSLKFYTDEGNYDLVGNNTPIFFVRDPMKFPHFIRSQKRLPDSGLRDNHMQWDFWTNNPESAHQVTYLMGERGLPRTWRHMNGYGSHTYMWINAAGEKFWVKYHFHTRQGMAFFTNAEAAEMSGSDADYHRRDLFDAIQRGEHPEWVLSVQVMPYAEATDYRFNPFDLTKTWSHKDYPLIEVGTMTLNRNPENFFAQIEQAAFSPGNTVPGIGLSPDKMLLGRAFAYADAQRNRIGTNFHQLPVNQPKVPVNTYMFDGQMAYHHSGNAPVYAPNSGERSWADETGPMPDGWETDGDMVRSAYTLHAEDDDFGQPGTLVREVWNDAQRAQFVDQVAGSLLGGVRSPVLERAFEYWKNVDPATGQQIEDKVRSGMAPEPAEGMGEG
- a CDS encoding aminotransferase class III-fold pyridoxal phosphate-dependent enzyme codes for the protein MPSTTHSNAIAGKLAPLRAHGGSRRTVGLDDAVLAQFADNAELGEAVDAALTEYAEVKNRFAELLDLDEASQMEKLQAGFINFYQDDAVNPYVALAARGPWIVTLKGAVIHDSGGYGMLGFGHAPAQVIAAMAKPQAMANIMTPSISQLRLSTLLREAIGVERECPFTHFMCLNSGSESVTLAARIADANAKTVTDDGGKRAGHSIKRLVVKGGFHGRTDRPALYSNSTRKAYEQYLASYRGEDSVIVVEPYDMDALKQAFADAEAKGWFIEAMFLEPVMGEGDPGRSVPVEFYKAARELTRNHGSMLLVDSIQAGLRANGVLSIIDYPGFEGVEAPDMETYSKALNAGQYPLSVLAVTERAASAYRKGLYGNTMTTNPRALDTACAVLEMVTPELQENIRARGAEALEKLEALKSELGGMITKVQGTGLLFSCELSNDFKCFGSNSTEEWLREHGIGVIHGGANSLRFTPTFTSTSAEIELLVNMVGRALREGPRASN
- the queA gene encoding tRNA preQ1(34) S-adenosylmethionine ribosyltransferase-isomerase QueA, which encodes MRFAAGLVSRPAISPAPVNPHVLKKSDFDYPLPPELIAQAPLARRSASRLLLVPTAPAAFSDHVFSELPALLQPGDLLVFNDTRVIPARLFGAKSTGGRVEILIERLLEDDCARAQLGVSKSPKQGARIQLDAGGEAEVLGRDGEFYRLQFHLGEPVDAYLERVGRLPLPPYIQREPDAEDLERYQTVFARETGAVAAPTAGLHFDPALLEALAARGVEFGHVTLHVGAGTFQPVRVDDLADHVMHAERLHVDTALVGQVARVRAAGGRVIAVGTTVVRALETAMQPSPENPDGELRPYIGESRLFIVPGYRIRAVDAMITNFHLPESTLLMMVSAFAGRDRVFAAYAHAVAARYRFFSYGDAMLLFPDPGATRQ
- the tgt gene encoding tRNA guanosine(34) transglycosylase Tgt, translated to MSRMAFELLGTDGAARRGRLRFPRGIVETPAFMPVGTYGTVKGIYPQAVRELGAQMVLGNTFHLFLRPGLEVIEAHGGLHGFMRWDGPILTDSGGFQVFSLAHKRRITEAGVTFAAPIDGRKVFLGPEESMHIQKVLGSDVVMIFDECTPYPATEEVARTSMELSLRWAERSRKAHEGNDAALFGIVQGGVHHELRTRSAAGLTGIGFDGYAIGGLAVGEPEDERNAMLEHTCPQLPPDRPRYLMGVGRPEDLVEGVARGIDMFDCVMPTRNARNGHFFTAAGTVRIRNAKYEHDLRPIEEGCDCTACAGGFSRSYLRHLDRCNEMLGPMLGTAHNLRYYQRLMAQMREAIAAGTFAAFRESFYAARTP